One Rhinoraja longicauda isolate Sanriku21f chromosome 21, sRhiLon1.1, whole genome shotgun sequence genomic region harbors:
- the LOC144603784 gene encoding myeloid-associated differentiation marker homolog — protein sequence MSVQLNCRLLITPIGIVRLLEVLLSCTAFSLVAHVGLYSGPYGGWCMFAWCLSFAVTLIIVALEVTGLEASVPISWEDFTASFAMLATLLNLTASIIYPSVFLSPTGRQGAREDHQIAATAMSCLCFVAYAVEVGLTRARPGEVSGFLRTVPGLLKVLEAFTACMIFVLVEGSYGANPGRQWCMAVYCICFILTLLIILLTIARLTARLPIPFDKLLTAYSFLAVLMYLTAAIVWPIFCFSPSHGRASRPRACQRGHCPWDDQVAAAVLTFANLLVYIVDLVYSAKLVFIPQAA from the coding sequence ATGTCTGTGCAACTGAACTGCAGACTGCTGATCACCCCCATCGGGATAGTCAGGCTGCTGGAGGTCTTGCTGTCGTGCACAGCGTTTAGCCTGGTTGCCCATGTGGGTCTGTACTCCGGGCCGTACGGCGGATGGTGCATGTTCGCATGGTGCTTGTCCTTCGCCGTCACTCTGATCATCGTGGCCTTGGAGGTGACGGGGCTTGAGGCCAGCGTGCCCATCTCATGGGAGGACTTCACCGCCTCGTTCGCCATGCTGGCCACCCTGCTCAACCTGACGGCCTCCATCATCTACCCGTCCGTCTTCCTCTCACCCACGGGACGGCAGGGTGCCAGGGAGGACCACCAGATCGCGGCCACCGCCATGTCGTGCCTGTGCTTCGTCGCCTACGCCGTGGAGGTGGGTCTGACGCGGGCCAGGCCGGGGGAAGTCAGCGGCTTCTTGAGGACGGTGCCGGGGCTGCTGAAAGTGCTGGAGGCGTTCACCGCCTGCATGATCTTCGTGCTGGTGGAGGGGTCGTACGGCGCCAACCCCGGGCGCCAGTGGTGCATGGCCGTCTACTGTATCTGCTTCATCCTCACCTTGTTGATCATCCTGCTCACCATCGCCCGGCTGACGGCCAGGCTGCCCATCCCCTTCGACAAGCTGCTGACCGCCTACAGCTTCCTGGCCGTGCTGATGTACCTGACCGCCGCCATCGTCTGGCCAATCTTCTGCTTCAGCCCAAGCCACGGCCGGGCGAGCAGGCCGAGGGCTTGCCAACGTGGCCACTGCCCCTGGGATGACCAGGTTGCCGCCGCCGTCTTGACCTTCGCGAACCTGCTGGTATACATTGTGGACCTGGTCTATTCAGCCAAGCTGGTCTTCATCCCACAGGCGGCTTGA